GTTTTGGTTATGTCTGTAAAAAGACCAAGGTCAGGGCGTCCTGGTGGCCTAGTGATTTAGGAAGCAGGACATCTTGATTatataaaaatctaataatggcaaaatgcccaaaaaaaggttcaattttttttgaaCATACTGTGTTTTCCCTTCtaagaggaaaaacaataattttgcaaaaaattttttgtttgtttgtttcaatcctaaaatatatttaaattggaTGTATAGCAATATAAAGTGGAGTCTCTCCCAGAAATGTGTTTAGTAGCGGTGGTTGGCCGCCCAGATTCCTGATCCTTCTCATCTACcctgtataatgtataatagtGATAGCGTTTGTACGGCTGGGTGATAAATTACAGGAAAGTAAAGACAGAATAAATGAGTTGAGAGACATaacaaatgcaatttttatAGCTTCTATAGAATGTTTCTATAGAAGAATGtcgtgagcatgttagcacgctgaCGTCAGCATTTAGTTTAAAGCATTGCTTTGCtgaagtacagcctcacagagctgcttgcaTGGATGCAAACGCTTAGTTTTGTTCTGAATTTTTCAGCCATGTCTATATACTTTAGctacatttaaaaattgtacTATACGGCTCTGTGTAATCTCCTCTGTGCTACTTACTAGCTGCAGATCCATGAGCTGTTGAGATGGAGGAAGCATACAGTGAACTGTACCAGGAGTTTCTTCGACTGAGGTCACTTTGCCTGAGACAGGCAGCTCTGTTGCACCAACTCACAACAGCCCTGCGGAAACAGCAAGGtccagataaaaccaaaactctaACGCTCATGAAGACGTCTCTGTCATGATTCATTAAGTACATCTAAAACTCTCTTTCTGCAGGCGCCACTGTTCCCAATGGAGACATGTGTGATATGATGTCCATCCCTGTCCAGTGTACCCAAGAAATCCCTGCGTATTTCCATGAAAAGCCTCGTCCACTGACAGCTGCAGCACACAACCTTGAAGCACAGTGTGACTTTAATCGCTACTCCAGAAACATGGGGATTTTCTCTGACGCCCTTGTTGAAGATATGTCCAAGCTCTGCGTGGATTTGCCTCTTCAGAGAAAGGGGGATGGGAAGTTGGAGCAGAAGGTTGCACCGTTGTTAACCCTGGACTCCTCGAGGCGGCGAGGAGCCTCTTCCAATGAATCAAAAAATCCAGGGCAAGCAGACCATCCCAGTAGAGACAGGACTCTGCATACAGCAAGGGTAGGTGTCCTCAGCAGACAAAAATCCCACCTGTGGCCATGGGTTCTCAAATCTGTCCTTGGATTATTCCATATTCTTCATCACAAACCCCCTGTCTTTTACTGTCAGATGCCTGTGTCAGACACTCCCTCCCTGGTTGGTGACTTCTTCAGCCAGTCTGGTGGGTTGCTGGTGTCAGATGTGGCATTGCAGTCTCACGTTTGTGACTTCTGCCAGGCGGTTTTCCCGGGAGACACAACCACCAGAGGAGAGTTCCTACGACATCTCCACACCCACATCACCTAGACAGAGGTGACCGTGCTCCTCCTCCTAACATATGAGTTATGTGTTCACATGATATGCTGTGGTGGAGCAGGGAAAACTCAGTTAACCTCAGGAAACAACATTGCAATGGATCTGTTCCTAATGTGGTTAGCTGTTTGCCAATGGATGAACTGTGCAGATGCTGACGCTGGCATTGTTTCTGagatgtaatgtgaaaggtggCTTCCTGTGTTTCCATTGCATGTGcaagtatggaaaaaaaaaaagtgcattttaaaaggcttggttcacccaaattacaaaattttcTCCCTTACATCTTCAGTACTAGTATCGCCATGGTTTTATTAGTCAAGGTTTTGAAATATTCGTCTCTGAGATTTATgcctcaaaacaacaaaaaaagaaaacaaaaacactgctcTACAATATGAGATTAATAGAGACTACATGTCTTTGAAAAACACCTTGATCATGATGGCTTGTATgtaactacaaaaataaaagtatgttCAGGggaataaataattgaaataaataattggTCGTGTTCAGGCAAAATTGGCAAGAAATTTCATTGTAGTTCCTGGGTCAGAGGGAC
This genomic interval from Xiphias gladius isolate SHS-SW01 ecotype Sanya breed wild chromosome 21, ASM1685928v1, whole genome shotgun sequence contains the following:
- the zgc:113184 gene encoding uncharacterized protein zgc:113184 isoform X3, which gives rise to MCDMMSIPVQCTQEIPAYFHEKPRPLTAAAHNLEAQCDFNRYSRNMGIFSDALVEDMSKLCVDLPLQRKGDGKLEQKVAPLLTLDSSRRRGASSNESKNPGQADHPSRDRTLHTARVGVLSRQKSHLWPWVLKSVLGLFHILHHKPPVFYCQMPVSDTPSLVGDFFSQSGGLLVSDVALQSHVCDFCQAVFPGDTTTRGEFLRHLHTHIT
- the zgc:113184 gene encoding uncharacterized protein zgc:113184 isoform X2, translated to MEEAYSELYQEFLRLRSLCLRQAALLHQLTTALRKQQGATVPNGDMCDMMSIPVQCTQEIPAYFHEKPRPLTAAAHNLEAQCDFNRYSRNMGIFSDALVEDMSKLCVDLPLQRKGDGKLEQKVAPLLTLDSSRRRGASSNESKNPGQADHPSRDRTLHTARMPVSDTPSLVGDFFSQSGGLLVSDVALQSHVCDFCQAVFPGDTTTRGEFLRHLHTHIT
- the zgc:113184 gene encoding uncharacterized protein zgc:113184 isoform X1; translation: MEEAYSELYQEFLRLRSLCLRQAALLHQLTTALRKQQGATVPNGDMCDMMSIPVQCTQEIPAYFHEKPRPLTAAAHNLEAQCDFNRYSRNMGIFSDALVEDMSKLCVDLPLQRKGDGKLEQKVAPLLTLDSSRRRGASSNESKNPGQADHPSRDRTLHTARVGVLSRQKSHLWPWVLKSVLGLFHILHHKPPVFYCQMPVSDTPSLVGDFFSQSGGLLVSDVALQSHVCDFCQAVFPGDTTTRGEFLRHLHTHIT